The Terriglobales bacterium genome includes a window with the following:
- a CDS encoding amidohydrolase family protein yields MKRTLAMVLAVVAFVSIVTAQQRTNTPAITYIRAGRLFDATGDKLRTNVVIILEGDRIRQVAPANEVQIAPGATLVDLSNATVLPGLIDCHTHLGSRADHYAEIYDFKDTPFDSAFNGVLNTRKTLMAGFTTVRDLGSIAFLGVDLRNAVNRGDLIGPRIVASGPGISITGGHGDLNNYAPQVEYKWFPEERGFAIADGTDQMRHTIRAQVKYNVDLIKVISTGGVLSKGDDPGAPQYTLDELKAAADEAHMAGRKIASHAHGPEGIKRAILAGVDSVEHASLVDDEGIKLAKERGTYFVMDIYNDDYLLGKAIELGLPRENIEKEKIVGRLQRENFQKAFKAGVKMAFGTDAGVYPHGDNARQFAFMVRFGMTPAEAIRAATFNAADLLGRSKDIGTIEAGKLADLIAVTGDPLQDVRVLENVGFVMKGGVIYKDVVTGKNLAVAAD; encoded by the coding sequence ATGAAGCGAACCCTCGCGATGGTTCTGGCAGTAGTCGCCTTTGTATCCATTGTTACAGCCCAGCAGCGCACCAACACCCCTGCCATTACCTACATCCGGGCAGGCCGATTGTTTGACGCGACCGGCGATAAGTTGAGAACGAACGTGGTCATTATTTTGGAAGGCGACCGCATTCGGCAGGTTGCGCCAGCCAACGAGGTTCAGATCGCCCCGGGAGCTACGCTCGTGGATCTCTCCAATGCCACCGTCCTGCCTGGGCTCATCGATTGCCACACCCATCTCGGCTCTCGCGCCGACCATTACGCCGAGATCTACGACTTCAAGGACACACCTTTCGACAGCGCTTTCAACGGCGTCCTGAATACTCGCAAGACCCTGATGGCCGGGTTTACCACCGTTCGCGACCTCGGTTCCATCGCATTCCTCGGAGTTGACTTGCGAAACGCGGTCAACCGTGGCGACCTGATTGGACCTCGCATCGTCGCCTCCGGACCAGGTATCTCGATCACCGGAGGCCATGGAGACCTCAACAACTATGCGCCTCAGGTGGAGTACAAGTGGTTTCCCGAAGAGCGCGGCTTTGCCATCGCCGATGGTACCGATCAGATGCGCCACACCATTCGCGCGCAGGTGAAATACAACGTTGACCTTATCAAGGTCATATCGACCGGAGGCGTGCTCTCAAAGGGCGACGATCCCGGCGCGCCGCAGTACACCCTCGATGAGTTGAAGGCTGCCGCCGACGAGGCGCACATGGCCGGACGAAAGATTGCGTCGCATGCTCATGGCCCGGAAGGCATCAAGCGTGCCATTTTGGCCGGCGTCGATTCCGTTGAGCACGCGTCTCTCGTGGATGACGAGGGCATCAAGTTGGCGAAGGAACGTGGGACCTATTTTGTGATGGACATCTACAACGACGATTACCTGCTCGGGAAAGCGATTGAACTCGGCCTGCCCAGGGAGAACATCGAGAAGGAAAAGATTGTGGGCCGCCTCCAGCGGGAGAACTTCCAGAAAGCGTTCAAAGCCGGAGTGAAGATGGCTTTCGGTACGGATGCCGGCGTGTATCCACACGGCGATAACGCCCGGCAGTTCGCTTTCATGGTGCGTTTCGGTATGACTCCCGCCGAGGCGATCCGTGCCGCAACCTTCAACGCCGCCGACCTCCTCGGCCGGTCGAAAGACATCGGCACGATTGAAGCAGGAAAGCTGGCGGACCTCATCGCCGTAACCGGCGACCCGCTCCAGGATGTGCGCGTGCTCGAGAATGTCGGCTTCGTGATGAAAGGCGGCGTGATCTACAAGGATGTGGTGACGGGTAAAAACCTCGCCGTGGCGGCCGACTAG